One Mucilaginibacter ginkgonis genomic region harbors:
- a CDS encoding deoxycytidylate deaminase, producing MKPSFDYIFMNLATDLSKRSHCVKAHVGAVLTKDTRIISVGYNGPPAGTHNCDDEWPDTGCPRDSKGSCSLALHAEENAILYAVKNGAKLDGATMYTTLSPCLPCARLIFSAGITQVLYKNSYAEYKGLLSDEGVDFLNRFGVEARKFEEAESIL from the coding sequence ATGAAACCCAGTTTCGATTATATTTTTATGAACCTGGCAACAGACTTGTCTAAACGCAGTCATTGCGTAAAGGCTCATGTCGGGGCGGTGCTTACAAAAGATACCCGTATTATTTCTGTGGGATATAATGGTCCGCCGGCAGGCACACATAATTGTGACGACGAGTGGCCGGATACAGGCTGTCCGCGCGATTCAAAAGGTAGTTGTTCGTTAGCACTCCATGCCGAAGAAAACGCGATACTTTACGCAGTAAAAAATGGTGCAAAATTAGATGGTGCAACAATGTATACAACATTATCTCCATGCTTGCCGTGCGCGCGACTGATTTTCTCTGCAGGGATAACTCAGGTACTTTACAAAAATTCTTATGCCGAGTACAAAGGCTTATTGAGCGATGAAGGCGTAGATTTTCTAAACCGCTTTGGCGTGGAAGCACGCAAGTTTGAAGAGGCTGAAAGTATTTTATAG
- a CDS encoding MFS transporter codes for MEQKNTKSYASALYSLVLVFFFWGFLAASNGIFIPFCKAHFHLTQFESQLIDFTFYGGYFIGSLILYFISQLLKRDLLNEMGYKNGIVVGLVISAVGALAMVPAINSGSFPLILGMFFVIALGFSLQQTAANPFAVALGTPETGSNRLSLAGGVNNFGSILGPIIVSIVLFGAADKLIDPGAVQISSVNTLYYGLTVLFLAVAAFFYFANLPNVTIHEELETSKKANLPLFIIFLAFLLILAVDKIANATGVDKAYIVYASLFIILLTLIVTSQAASKSKQGWGAMQYPQLIFGMLAIFTYVGTEVTIQSNMGALLESKDFGSHLASDIAPFISLYWGGLMIGRWTGAIGVFKLSNTGKTAFTIIIPLIAFGVVLLANYLSGAQISQFYSYIICVAVVIAGFLIGNQKPVRTLALFGILGVIFMLIGLLTTGQIATFAFLSGGLCCSIMWPSIFSLSVTGLGKYTSQGSAFLIMMILGGSIIPPVQGILADRSNNVVSGMSGIHFSYIIPLIGFAYLAFFAWKAGSELRKQGIDVDHMETEGGH; via the coding sequence ATGGAACAAAAAAACACAAAGAGCTATGCCTCGGCATTGTACTCCCTGGTACTTGTATTCTTTTTCTGGGGTTTCTTAGCCGCTTCTAATGGGATATTCATTCCCTTCTGCAAAGCCCATTTTCACTTAACACAATTTGAATCTCAACTTATAGACTTTACTTTTTACGGCGGCTATTTCATAGGCTCGCTTATCCTGTATTTTATCTCGCAATTACTAAAACGCGACTTGTTGAACGAGATGGGTTACAAAAACGGTATCGTTGTTGGTTTGGTAATTTCGGCAGTTGGCGCTTTAGCTATGGTTCCGGCAATTAATTCAGGTTCGTTTCCTCTAATACTTGGGATGTTCTTCGTGATAGCACTTGGTTTTTCTCTGCAGCAAACCGCGGCCAACCCTTTCGCTGTTGCTTTGGGTACACCAGAGACAGGTTCAAACAGATTAAGCCTGGCAGGTGGTGTAAACAACTTTGGAAGTATCCTTGGCCCGATCATCGTGAGTATCGTATTGTTTGGTGCTGCGGATAAACTGATAGATCCGGGAGCGGTACAAATATCATCTGTAAATACGCTATATTATGGATTAACAGTATTGTTTCTTGCAGTTGCGGCTTTCTTTTACTTCGCAAACCTTCCGAACGTTACCATCCACGAAGAGTTGGAAACCAGCAAAAAAGCAAACCTTCCATTGTTTATTATTTTCCTGGCGTTCTTACTCATTTTAGCAGTAGACAAAATTGCTAATGCAACAGGCGTTGACAAAGCTTATATCGTCTATGCTTCTTTGTTCATCATATTGCTTACCCTTATAGTTACTTCACAAGCTGCTTCGAAAAGCAAACAAGGATGGGGCGCAATGCAATACCCACAGTTGATCTTTGGCATGCTGGCTATCTTCACCTATGTGGGTACAGAGGTAACTATTCAAAGTAACATGGGCGCCTTGTTGGAATCTAAAGATTTTGGGTCACATCTGGCCAGCGACATTGCTCCGTTCATTTCTTTGTACTGGGGTGGCTTAATGATTGGCCGTTGGACGGGTGCTATTGGTGTTTTCAAACTTTCTAATACTGGTAAAACGGCATTTACTATCATTATTCCGTTGATCGCTTTTGGCGTAGTTCTATTAGCAAACTATCTAAGCGGCGCGCAGATATCACAGTTTTACAGTTATATCATATGTGTAGCTGTTGTCATTGCAGGGTTCTTGATCGGCAATCAAAAACCTGTACGTACCCTGGCGCTATTTGGTATTTTAGGTGTTATATTTATGCTAATAGGCTTATTAACTACCGGACAAATTGCAACATTCGCTTTCCTAAGTGGCGGACTTTGCTGTTCTATCATGTGGCCGTCTATATTCTCGCTGTCAGTTACAGGCTTGGGTAAATATACAAGCCAGGGTTCTGCATTCTTGATTATGATGATCCTCGGTGGATCGATAATCCCACCGGTGCAGGGTATTTTGGCCGACCGAAGCAACAATGTTGTTTCGGGCATGAGCGGAATTCACTTCTCTTACATTATTCCGCTTATCGGTTTTGCCTACCTTGCGTTCTTCGCTTGGAAAGCAGGCTCAGAATTGCGCAAGCAAGGTATCGATGTAGACCATATGGAGACAGAAGGAGGGCACTAA
- a CDS encoding LysE family translocator, with translation MIEAIFSGLGFGFVLIFLTGPVFFALIKTSIEKGFHAGAALALGVVSSDIVFVGAIIFGSQFFDVPPNVKVWLGVTGSIILFIIGIYYMFKKPEVDYNPHTPASVNRAGYFFKGFAMCIFNPTLLFHWITVIGTASTIYHLGVPHRQLKIAVMFLTILVVQFGADLTKAFYANKLREKISVKFVHRLNYVAGVALIIASFVILDRLVTHFVFPPLPTHD, from the coding sequence ATGATAGAAGCCATATTTTCGGGCCTGGGGTTTGGGTTTGTATTGATCTTTCTAACCGGTCCGGTTTTCTTCGCGCTTATTAAAACCAGTATAGAGAAAGGCTTCCATGCAGGTGCTGCCTTAGCTTTAGGCGTTGTAAGCAGCGACATTGTGTTCGTTGGCGCAATAATCTTCGGCTCCCAATTTTTTGATGTACCCCCCAATGTAAAGGTTTGGCTGGGCGTAACAGGTAGTATCATCCTGTTCATCATTGGCATTTATTACATGTTTAAAAAGCCGGAAGTAGATTACAACCCACATACGCCGGCCAGCGTTAATCGGGCAGGTTACTTTTTTAAGGGCTTTGCCATGTGCATTTTCAACCCTACCCTTTTGTTTCATTGGATAACGGTTATTGGTACCGCCAGTACTATTTACCATTTAGGCGTGCCGCACAGGCAGCTAAAGATTGCTGTAATGTTTTTAACGATTTTGGTGGTGCAGTTTGGTGCAGATCTTACAAAGGCTTTTTACGCCAATAAACTCCGCGAAAAAATCTCTGTAAAATTTGTGCACAGGCTTAATTACGTAGCCGGCGTAGCCTTGATCATTGCTTCATTTGTCATCCTTGACAGGCTGGTAACACACTTTGTTTTCCCGCCGCTGCCAACACACGATTAA
- a CDS encoding amidophosphoribosyltransferase, giving the protein MSDQIKHECGVAFIRLLKPLSFYQKKYGTALYGLNKLYLLMEKQHNRGQDGAGVATIKLDVEPGKRYISRHRSMASNAVADIFEYISKKFAEVEKERPEKMQDADWLKEHMSFTGEVLLGHLRYGTHGKNSIESCHPFLRQNNWMTRNLVIAGNFNMTNVDELLQQLYDLGQHPKEKADTVTVLEKIGHFLDTEVQGLFDQFKREGNDDNIAISKMIGENMDVAKILKKSAKNWDGGYTIAGILGHGDAFVMRDPAGIRPAYYYHNDEIVVATSERPAIQTAFNVPFEDVKEIKPGHALIVKKNGTIEEEQVSELVEKKSCSFERIYFSRGSDAAIYRERKQLGRLLVPTILEAVDHDIRNTVFSYIPNTAEIAFYGLVEGVNKYVKSLQHEMLANKTETLTEERINEVLNLAPRVEKIAIKDVKLRTFITQDADRGEMVAHVYDTTYGLIKEGTDTLVVLDDSIVRGTTLKQSILKILDRLGPKKIIVVSSAPQIRYPDCYGIDMSRMGEFVAFEAAINLLKESGQEDLIVDVYQKCKNSHDLPKEQVKNYVKAIYAPFTDQQISDRIAKIITPKNITAEVQVIYQTLDNLHKACPDHLGDWYFSGDYPTPGGNKVVNRAFVNWMEGKNQRAYM; this is encoded by the coding sequence ATGAGCGACCAGATAAAACACGAGTGCGGCGTAGCTTTTATTCGCCTTTTAAAGCCTTTATCATTTTATCAAAAAAAATACGGAACAGCATTATACGGCTTAAACAAACTGTATCTGTTAATGGAAAAGCAGCATAACCGCGGACAAGACGGGGCTGGCGTTGCCACCATTAAGCTGGACGTTGAGCCGGGCAAACGTTATATAAGCCGGCACCGGTCAATGGCATCAAACGCGGTTGCTGATATTTTCGAGTACATATCTAAGAAATTTGCGGAGGTAGAAAAAGAGCGACCTGAGAAAATGCAGGACGCCGATTGGTTAAAGGAGCACATGAGTTTTACCGGCGAAGTGTTGTTGGGGCACCTTCGATACGGCACCCATGGTAAAAATAGTATAGAGAGTTGCCACCCTTTTTTGCGGCAAAACAACTGGATGACCCGTAACCTGGTTATTGCCGGAAACTTTAACATGACGAATGTGGATGAATTGCTGCAGCAATTGTATGACCTCGGTCAGCATCCGAAAGAGAAGGCTGATACCGTTACCGTTTTAGAAAAGATCGGGCATTTCCTGGATACAGAAGTTCAGGGACTATTTGACCAGTTTAAGCGTGAGGGCAATGACGACAATATAGCCATCAGTAAAATGATCGGCGAGAATATGGATGTTGCCAAGATCCTGAAAAAATCTGCCAAGAACTGGGACGGTGGTTATACTATTGCCGGTATTTTAGGCCACGGCGACGCGTTTGTAATGCGCGACCCGGCGGGCATCCGCCCGGCGTATTATTATCACAATGATGAGATCGTAGTCGCTACATCAGAGCGCCCCGCTATTCAAACTGCCTTTAATGTACCGTTTGAAGATGTTAAGGAAATAAAACCCGGTCACGCATTGATCGTGAAAAAGAATGGCACTATAGAAGAAGAACAAGTTAGTGAGCTGGTTGAGAAAAAATCTTGTTCGTTTGAACGCATCTACTTCTCCCGTGGCAGCGACGCCGCTATTTACCGCGAACGCAAACAGTTAGGCAGATTATTGGTACCGACCATCCTCGAGGCAGTTGACCATGATATAAGGAACACGGTTTTTTCATATATCCCAAATACAGCCGAGATCGCCTTTTATGGATTGGTTGAAGGCGTAAATAAATATGTGAAAAGTTTGCAGCATGAAATGCTGGCTAACAAAACGGAAACGTTAACAGAGGAGCGCATTAACGAAGTGCTGAACTTAGCACCGCGTGTTGAGAAGATCGCTATTAAAGATGTAAAGTTACGCACATTCATTACCCAGGATGCCGACCGTGGCGAAATGGTGGCGCACGTTTACGATACAACTTATGGCCTTATTAAAGAAGGCACAGATACGTTGGTTGTACTCGATGATTCTATTGTTCGTGGAACTACCCTTAAACAAAGCATCCTTAAAATACTTGACCGTTTAGGACCAAAGAAAATTATAGTTGTATCATCTGCGCCGCAGATACGTTACCCGGATTGCTATGGCATCGACATGTCGCGCATGGGAGAATTTGTTGCTTTCGAAGCTGCTATAAATCTGTTAAAAGAATCTGGTCAGGAAGATTTGATTGTTGATGTATATCAAAAATGTAAGAATAGCCACGATTTGCCTAAAGAGCAGGTAAAGAATTATGTTAAAGCCATTTACGCGCCCTTTACAGATCAGCAGATCTCAGATCGCATAGCAAAGATCATTACGCCTAAAAACATTACCGCAGAGGTTCAAGTGATCTATCAAACTTTAGATAACCTTCATAAAGCCTGCCCCGACCATCTGGGCGACTGGTATTTTAGCGGCGATTACCCAACCCCGGGCGGCAATAAGGTAGTGAACCGGGCCTTTGTAAACTGGATGGAAGGCAAGAACCAGCGAGCTTATATGTGA
- a CDS encoding NADH-quinone oxidoreductase subunit N, with product MQAAENISQQLSGVLQSLPYVSPEVWLTVLLILVIVTDLLFGKTSAWICRTLAAVGMAFVLFNCLQQLHLVTHEGKFLFGGMLLLHKTAVVFKSFIDVFAIVLILYVKQDKKFNSHKKGLSDLYTIVIASVLGLHLMVMAVNLLTVYTAIEMVSLASYLLVAYHTESGLGSGAGLKYVLFGAASSAVMLYGISLIYALTGSLNYFGSNLLTGLAANPTVAVVAIVLMLVGIGFKLSFIPMHFWVPDVYQGAPTPVTAYLSTLPKIAGFAMLINFLTPFVFSAGWHAFDFRLTLSVIGIITMIAGNFAAVWQTNIKRLLAYSSIGHTGFALMALVTFTNQGISALVFYLVAYAIANIAALMLVSWFGNVAGTEDIDGYKGLGLRHPAAGVCFIIILISLTGIPVSAGFNAKLLVFSSVYAVYEETKSLPLLLLLITGAVTTVISLFYYIKVPLNLFLRKGNGEKAFHDTRSSTGLLSIILFLTALTLALGLFPNLLAGLL from the coding sequence ATGCAAGCCGCAGAAAATATATCTCAACAGCTTTCCGGCGTTTTGCAAAGCTTGCCTTATGTCAGTCCAGAAGTTTGGCTAACTGTGCTGTTGATTCTGGTGATTGTTACTGATCTGCTGTTCGGCAAAACGTCCGCGTGGATATGCCGGACTTTAGCTGCAGTCGGGATGGCATTTGTACTATTTAACTGTCTGCAGCAATTGCATTTGGTGACTCATGAAGGCAAGTTTCTATTCGGTGGCATGTTGCTGCTGCATAAAACAGCTGTAGTTTTTAAGTCATTCATTGATGTATTTGCCATTGTACTGATCCTGTATGTTAAACAAGACAAAAAATTTAATAGCCATAAAAAGGGCTTGTCAGATCTGTATACAATTGTAATCGCATCTGTATTAGGGTTGCATCTGATGGTGATGGCAGTAAACTTGTTGACGGTTTATACTGCTATTGAGATGGTCTCGCTGGCATCGTACTTGCTGGTTGCTTATCATACTGAAAGCGGGTTAGGCAGCGGTGCCGGATTGAAATATGTATTGTTTGGTGCCGCGTCTTCAGCGGTGATGTTATATGGAATTTCGCTGATCTACGCGCTAACGGGTTCTTTAAATTATTTCGGAAGCAATTTGTTAACGGGACTTGCGGCTAACCCAACTGTTGCGGTCGTGGCCATTGTGTTAATGTTAGTTGGGATCGGGTTCAAATTATCATTTATACCAATGCATTTCTGGGTGCCCGATGTTTACCAGGGCGCGCCGACCCCTGTAACCGCCTACTTGTCGACGTTGCCAAAAATTGCCGGCTTTGCCATGCTGATCAATTTTTTAACTCCGTTTGTGTTTTCTGCAGGTTGGCACGCCTTCGATTTTAGGTTAACCTTGTCTGTTATTGGTATAATCACGATGATCGCAGGTAACTTTGCGGCAGTATGGCAAACAAATATTAAGCGCTTATTAGCGTATTCTTCTATCGGACATACAGGTTTCGCTTTGATGGCCCTGGTTACCTTTACCAACCAGGGTATTAGTGCATTAGTTTTCTACCTGGTTGCATATGCTATTGCCAACATTGCAGCCTTAATGTTAGTGAGTTGGTTTGGCAACGTAGCAGGGACTGAGGATATCGACGGCTACAAAGGTTTGGGATTAAGACATCCTGCTGCAGGCGTATGCTTCATCATTATACTGATATCGTTAACAGGTATACCTGTCTCTGCCGGATTTAACGCTAAGTTGTTAGTGTTCTCTTCTGTTTATGCGGTTTATGAGGAGACTAAAAGTCTACCGTTATTATTATTACTGATCACAGGTGCGGTAACAACGGTAATATCATTATTCTACTACATCAAAGTGCCGTTAAACTTATTCCTCAGAAAGGGTAATGGTGAAAAAGCATTCCATGATACTCGCTCATCTACCGGTCTTCTTTCTATAATTTTATTTTTGACAGCGCTTACACTTGCGCTGGGCCTTTTCCCAAATTTGTTAGCGGGGTTATTGTAA
- a CDS encoding complex I subunit 4 family protein: MHLLTLLIFIPLVAGLLIALLPSSLRSSFKYITLMTAIAQLVISIVLYLQFKTGAGTGGINAESQFQFVHKLPWINLDLGTVGRMQIDYFVGIDGISITLLVMTALVLVVAAISSWEIKANLKGFFVLFLILDMAVFGVFSALDFFLFYIFYELMLLPLYFLIGMWGGARREYAAIKFFLYTLFGSVFMLLVMVGLYLSVKDQATGNHTFNIIQMMNPANFDSGSLFSAAAHQTILGFPARTVGFVVLFIAFAIKVPIVPLHTWLPDAHVEAPTPVSIILAGILLKIGGYGIIRVCAGIFPDVAISGSYWLGLIGVVSIIYGALNALAQRDLKRMIAYSSVSHMGFVLPGIASLTAEGVSGAVMQMVSHGFLSAMLFFLVGVIYNRVHDRDIYNFRGLATQMPAYTVFVMIAFFASLGLPGFSAFVAEAFSLAGAIKSPGLPHWMAICGSVGILLSAAYFLWTLQRMFFGTERFKGGTDWQLALTDVNWRERAALLPLAAMALILGFMPSLVFNKINDSVLAFIDYTSHVIK, translated from the coding sequence ATGCACCTGCTTACTTTACTCATATTTATTCCACTTGTTGCGGGTCTGCTCATCGCGTTACTGCCGTCGTCTCTTAGAAGCAGTTTTAAATATATCACGCTTATGACTGCCATAGCTCAATTGGTAATCAGCATTGTGTTATACCTGCAATTTAAGACTGGTGCCGGCACAGGAGGTATAAACGCAGAGTCTCAGTTTCAGTTTGTTCATAAGCTGCCGTGGATCAATTTAGATCTTGGTACCGTTGGCCGTATGCAGATCGATTATTTTGTTGGGATTGATGGTATTTCCATAACACTATTGGTGATGACGGCCTTAGTACTGGTGGTTGCTGCAATATCCTCCTGGGAAATAAAAGCAAACCTCAAAGGCTTTTTCGTGCTGTTCTTGATATTAGATATGGCGGTATTCGGCGTATTTAGCGCGCTCGATTTTTTCCTGTTTTATATCTTTTATGAACTGATGCTGCTGCCGTTATATTTCCTTATCGGCATGTGGGGCGGTGCCAGGCGCGAGTACGCGGCCATTAAGTTTTTCTTGTATACCCTGTTTGGATCAGTGTTTATGCTGCTGGTGATGGTGGGTTTGTATCTTTCAGTAAAAGACCAGGCTACCGGGAACCATACCTTCAATATCATTCAAATGATGAACCCCGCAAATTTTGATTCAGGGTCATTATTTTCAGCGGCGGCACATCAAACCATATTAGGTTTTCCGGCGCGCACTGTTGGTTTTGTAGTATTGTTCATCGCCTTTGCTATTAAAGTGCCGATAGTACCACTACACACTTGGCTGCCCGACGCACACGTAGAGGCGCCAACACCGGTGTCTATCATATTGGCCGGCATTCTATTAAAGATTGGCGGATATGGTATTATCCGTGTTTGCGCAGGCATCTTCCCGGACGTTGCAATAAGCGGCAGTTACTGGCTGGGGCTTATCGGCGTCGTTTCTATCATCTATGGTGCCCTGAATGCGCTTGCCCAGCGCGACCTTAAACGTATGATCGCTTACTCATCAGTTTCGCACATGGGTTTTGTGTTACCAGGCATTGCATCATTAACCGCCGAGGGTGTAAGCGGAGCAGTTATGCAGATGGTGAGTCATGGTTTTTTATCGGCGATGTTGTTCTTCCTGGTCGGTGTTATTTACAACCGAGTACACGACAGGGATATTTATAACTTCCGCGGACTGGCGACTCAAATGCCTGCTTACACAGTTTTCGTAATGATCGCTTTCTTTGCGTCACTCGGCCTGCCGGGATTTTCGGCGTTTGTAGCAGAAGCATTTTCTTTGGCAGGTGCTATTAAGTCGCCCGGGTTGCCACACTGGATGGCTATCTGCGGTTCTGTCGGGATTCTATTAAGTGCTGCCTACTTTCTTTGGACATTGCAGCGCATGTTCTTCGGCACAGAAAGATTCAAAGGCGGAACCGATTGGCAGTTGGCATTAACAGACGTTAATTGGCGCGAACGCGCAGCCTTACTACCCCTTGCTGCAATGGCGTTAATACTTGGTTTTATGCCATCGCTTGTTTTTAACAAGATCAATGATAGCGTGCTGGCATTTATAGACTATACCAGTCACGTAATTAAATAA
- the nuoL gene encoding NADH-quinone oxidoreductase subunit L, whose product MTTPITYEETKMAYHALAAVVLPLLAFVVNCFISKNKAAGWVSTIAVLLGSCLSIIVFNHTFNGADIHVGGVWFTVGNTNVNYGILLNNLSTIMLLLVNLVALPVHIFSMAYMKHDQHYGKYFRYLSLFCFSMLALVIADNFVLLYGFWELVGFSSYLLIGFWHKKEVAVLANKKAFIVNRIGDIGLLSAILLLFNQYHTFDLQQLFGQGGLVQQAGNQTNVWQWVAFAGIFFAVCAKSAQFPLHTWLPDAMEGPTSVSALIHAATMVAAGIFLLGRVYPFFNTTELDILAVSGCFTAFMAATIALTQNDLKRILAFSTISQLGFMVMAMGINAYASSLFHLITHAFFKCLLFLSAGVVIHEMQHIKDDNKLDIDPQNILYMGGLRKILPVTFIATLIGGLALVGLPLTSGYLSKDGILIQAFEWSDTKGGAAIIVPLFMLVTSWLTAFYMARLIFKVFFGNCRLDAVSGIKFHNSDRDWRYWLPLIVLSICCLFPVFSLNPVLYEQSWIYKLFSPSNFLERMNIYHTIIPVGLNIISVVVIYYAYAIYIRDKKFKPFPQHNKMFALSHNQWYFNSVYNSLFVKPVIVLGNALFWTDRTVLDGFIGLLKKITLTLANIAAAFDKYIIDGLLHLLTQIVSYIGNFIRSFQTGKVQFYLASMLAIVVAWFIFKTLI is encoded by the coding sequence TTGACTACACCCATTACATACGAAGAAACGAAGATGGCTTACCATGCCTTAGCCGCAGTGGTGCTGCCGCTTTTGGCATTTGTGGTCAATTGCTTTATCAGTAAAAACAAGGCAGCGGGTTGGGTATCCACCATTGCGGTGTTGCTTGGTAGCTGCCTGAGTATTATAGTTTTCAACCACACTTTTAACGGCGCGGATATTCATGTAGGCGGGGTTTGGTTTACCGTTGGCAACACCAACGTTAACTACGGTATATTACTAAATAACCTGTCAACTATTATGTTGCTACTGGTAAATTTGGTAGCGCTGCCGGTGCATATTTTCTCCATGGCGTACATGAAGCATGATCAGCATTATGGCAAGTATTTCCGTTACCTGAGCTTGTTCTGTTTTAGCATGCTGGCTTTAGTAATAGCAGATAACTTTGTTCTGTTATACGGTTTTTGGGAATTGGTAGGCTTCTCTTCTTATCTGCTTATAGGTTTCTGGCACAAGAAAGAAGTCGCCGTTCTGGCTAATAAGAAGGCGTTTATCGTGAACCGCATAGGTGATATCGGCTTACTAAGTGCAATTCTTTTGCTTTTTAACCAGTATCATACTTTCGATTTACAACAACTGTTTGGTCAAGGCGGATTGGTTCAGCAAGCAGGCAATCAAACAAATGTTTGGCAATGGGTGGCTTTCGCCGGAATATTTTTTGCGGTTTGTGCCAAGTCGGCGCAGTTTCCATTACACACCTGGCTGCCCGACGCAATGGAAGGCCCTACCTCGGTGTCGGCGCTTATCCATGCAGCAACGATGGTGGCCGCGGGCATCTTTTTACTCGGTAGGGTTTATCCCTTCTTTAACACTACTGAGCTTGACATTCTTGCAGTAAGTGGTTGTTTTACGGCTTTTATGGCAGCGACTATTGCACTTACACAGAACGACCTGAAACGTATTCTTGCATTTTCAACGATCTCGCAACTGGGCTTTATGGTGATGGCAATGGGTATTAATGCCTACGCTTCGTCGCTGTTTCATTTGATCACCCACGCGTTCTTTAAATGCTTGCTATTCCTTTCTGCAGGAGTAGTGATCCACGAGATGCAGCATATCAAAGATGATAACAAGCTTGATATAGATCCGCAAAATATACTGTACATGGGCGGTCTGCGTAAAATATTGCCGGTAACTTTTATTGCTACACTAATTGGCGGGTTGGCGTTGGTAGGTTTACCACTAACGTCTGGCTATTTGTCCAAGGATGGCATTTTAATACAAGCTTTTGAATGGTCTGACACTAAAGGGGGCGCAGCTATTATAGTCCCCTTATTCATGCTTGTTACTAGCTGGTTAACAGCTTTTTACATGGCGCGACTGATCTTCAAAGTATTCTTTGGCAATTGCAGGCTGGATGCTGTTTCGGGCATAAAATTCCACAACAGTGACCGTGACTGGCGGTATTGGCTGCCACTTATTGTACTAAGCATTTGTTGTTTGTTTCCGGTGTTCTCACTCAACCCTGTGCTTTACGAACAGTCATGGATTTACAAGTTATTTTCGCCCTCTAACTTTTTAGAGCGGATGAATATTTACCACACCATCATCCCGGTGGGGCTCAACATCATCAGCGTGGTAGTTATCTATTACGCTTATGCAATCTATATTCGGGATAAAAAATTCAAGCCTTTTCCGCAGCACAACAAGATGTTCGCGTTAAGTCACAATCAGTGGTATTTTAATTCTGTTTATAATTCTCTTTTTGTGAAGCCCGTTATCGTCCTCGGGAACGCATTATTCTGGACAGACCGTACTGTTTTAGACGGCTTTATAGGGCTTTTAAAAAAAATCACTCTTACGTTAGCCAATATCGCAGCTGCTTTTGACAAATACATCATAGATGGATTACTCCATTTGTTAACGCAAATAGTTAGCTATATTGGTAATTTTATCCGCAGCTTTCAAACCGGCAAAGTGCAGTTTTACCTGGCTAGTATGCTTGCTATTGTTGTTGCTTGGTTTATATTTAAAACCCTTATCTGA
- the nuoK gene encoding NADH-quinone oxidoreductase subunit NuoK, whose product MISLTNFLVLGAALFCTGLYIVMAKRNAIQVLIGIEMMLNAAILNLVAFGRFDKSANGGQIFALFAIVLAAATTAVALAIILNVYRRYKTIEPDKIDQLKD is encoded by the coding sequence ATGATCTCTTTAACTAATTTCCTGGTGTTAGGCGCAGCCTTGTTTTGCACTGGCCTTTACATAGTTATGGCAAAGCGCAACGCCATCCAGGTTTTAATAGGCATTGAAATGATGCTGAATGCTGCCATTTTAAACCTGGTTGCTTTTGGCCGATTTGACAAGAGCGCCAACGGCGGGCAGATATTTGCATTATTTGCCATTGTTTTAGCAGCGGCAACTACTGCGGTTGCATTAGCCATTATTCTAAACGTGTATCGCCGTTACAAAACCATTGAGCCGGATAAAATTGATCAGTTAAAGGATTGA
- a CDS encoding NADH-quinone oxidoreductase subunit J family protein gives MTLENIIFYFLSAVVVGSALMIASGKNLVRSVFLFFVTLFALAGIYVLALADFVAITQIVIYVGGILVLIIFAFMLSGKEALSTLQKADNTWFRIGNLPALLISALFLLVLVNLFLKTDIGNSAWLKESVSDNDFITDSGEMTANIGTNLMTRYLLPFEVISVLLLMALVGAAHLSRKEEGVQ, from the coding sequence ATGACCTTAGAAAATATCATATTCTACTTTCTAAGCGCCGTTGTTGTCGGATCAGCATTGATGATCGCTTCGGGCAAAAACCTCGTGCGCTCTGTATTTCTGTTTTTTGTAACACTGTTTGCGCTCGCCGGAATTTATGTGTTGGCTTTGGCCGATTTTGTCGCCATTACGCAAATAGTTATTTATGTAGGCGGCATCTTGGTGCTCATCATTTTCGCCTTTATGCTCTCCGGCAAAGAGGCATTAAGCACCCTTCAGAAAGCAGATAATACTTGGTTTAGGATTGGGAATTTGCCGGCGTTACTTATCTCTGCCTTGTTTTTACTAGTATTAGTAAATCTGTTTTTAAAGACAGACATTGGCAACTCTGCGTGGCTCAAAGAATCTGTTTCAGATAACGACTTTATTACCGACTCGGGGGAAATGACGGCCAACATAGGCACTAATTTAATGACGCGCTACCTGCTGCCGTTTGAAGTGATCTCGGTATTACTGTTAATGGCGCTTGTTGGCGCGGCGCATCTGTCGAGAAAAGAGGAGGGCGTACAATGA